A window of the Bactrocera neohumeralis isolate Rockhampton unplaced genomic scaffold, APGP_CSIRO_Bneo_wtdbg2-racon-allhic-juicebox.fasta_v2 cluster09, whole genome shotgun sequence genome harbors these coding sequences:
- the LOC126764551 gene encoding ATP-dependent DNA helicase PIF1-like encodes MHINETSVCNIAKNSAMAKTLQVCKLIIWDECTMAHKRSLEALDRTLKDLRDNQNIFGGAMILLSGDFRQTLPVIPRSTVADEINACLKSSNLWRHVKTLQLTTNMRVFLQQEQTATVFSKQLLDIGNGKVAVDCSTGLMTFPTDFCHFTESKKELIQRVFPDIKQQYNNHDWLSERAILAAKNKDVDDLNATIQNFLPGELFTYKSVDTATNQDDVVNYPTEFLNSLDLPGLPPYNLKLKVGSVVIMLRNINQPRLCNGTRLVVKKLMNNIIEAKIIKGKYKGEDVLIPRIPMIPTDLPFDFKRLQFPVRLAFAMTINKSQGQSLQVCGINLEFPCFAHGQLYVACSRVGKPTSLFIYAPQKKTKNIVYQKALY; translated from the coding sequence atgcatatcaacgaaacgtcagtttgcaacattgccaaaaatagcgctatggcgaagactctccaagtatgcaaattgataatttgggacgaatgcacaatggcccacaagaggtcgctggaggcactagataggacgttaaaagatttacgtgataaccaaaacatttttggtggagctatgatactgttgtcaggtgattttcgtcagactcttccagtaattcctcgatcgactgttgctgacgaaataaacgcatgtctaaaatcatcaaatttgtggcggcacgtaaagacactacaattaactactaacatgcgagtgtttttgcaacaagaacaaactgcgactgtgttttcgaagcagttgctggatattggcaatggtaaggtcgcagttgactgctcgaccggattaatgacttttcccacagatttctgtcacttcacagaatcgaaaaaggagcttattcagcgtgtttttccggacattaaacaacaatataataaccacgattggctaagtgaacgagcaatattggcagcaaaaaacaaagatgtcgatgatctcaatgctaccattcagaatttccttccaggagagttgtttacgtacaaatcagttgacacggccacaaaccaggatgacgtagtcaactatcctacagaatttttaaattcattggacttgcctggactaccaccatataatttgaaattaaaagtagggtcagttgtcatcatgctgcgtaatattaatcaacctcgactttgcaatggaacgagattggttgtgaagaaactcatgaataacatcatcgaagctaaaataatcaaaggaaaatacaaaggagaggatgtcttaatcccacgaatacctatgattccaacggatttgccatttgattttaagaggttgcaatttcccgtgcgtctggcgtttgcgatgaccataaataaatcgcaaggccaatcgttgcaagtttgcggaataaacttagagtttccctgtttcgcacatggacaattatacgttgcgtgttcgcgtgtcggaaaaccaacatccttatttatttacgcaccgcaaaaaaaaactaaaaatattgtctaccagaaagcactatattaa